The segment TGGGGCGGGACGTACACCTCGGTGCCCGCGCAGCCCTACCAGCGGATCGACGGGGTGTTCGCCACGCCGGACGTCGAGGTGCTGGGCTGCGGGGTGCCGTACCCGCTGCCGGGCGTCACGGCGGCGGACCTGCGGGCGGCCACCGACCACCTGCCGGTGCTGGCCGCGCTGCGCGTCCCGGCCCCGGAGCCGCAGGCCTAGGTGTTCTGTCCTGTGAGGTTGGGGACGCGGCTGGCGGGTGGTTGGCCTGCGAGTGCGGTGTGTCCGCGGTGGTGATTGTAGGTGTGGAGCCAGGCGGGGTAGGCGTCTCGGCGTTCCTGTTCGGTGCGGTAGGGCTTGGCGTAGGCCCATTCGTCGAGCAGGGTGCGGTTGAAGCGTTCGACTTTGCCGTTGCTCTGCGGCCGGTAGGGGCGGGTGCGTTTGTGCGTGATCCCGCCGGACGCGAGGGCATCGCGCCAGAGGTGGGACTTGTAGCAGGAGCCGTTGTCGGTCATGACCCGCTTCACGGTGATCCCGGCCCGGGCGAAGAAGTCGTTCGCCCGGGCCCAGAACGCGGCTGCGGTCTCCTTGCGCTCGTCCGTGAGGATCTCGCTGTAGGCCAGGCGGGAGTGGTCGTCGACGGCGTTGTGCAGGTAGCTGTAGCCGACTCCGGAGCGGTTCTTGCGGCCTGCGGGGCGACCCAGTGCCCTGTGGCCGCCGCCGTCGGGGATGTTGCCGGGCTTCTTGACGTCGACGTGGACCAACTCGCCCGGCGCGCAATGCTCGTAGCGTCGTATCGGCCGGCCGGTGGCACGGTCGAGGTGCGAGAGGCGGGCGAGTCGGTAGCGGGTCAGGACCCGGTGCACGGTGGCCGGGTTCAGGTGGAGCAGGTAGCCGATGCGGGCCGGGCCCCAGCGGCGCAGGACGCGGACCTTGATGATCCGCCGCTCGGTGCGGGTCGGGGTCCGGTTCGGGCTGTGGTGCGGTCGGCTGGAGCGGTCGCTCATGCCGGCCTCGCCGAGCTCCCGGTAGCGGTCCGCCCACCGCTTGGCCGTGGTCGGTGAGACCTGGAAGCGCTCGGCGGCCCGCCGCAGCGGCCAGCCGTCCTCGACCACGCAGCGGGCCAGGCGCAGCCGTCCGGTCTCGGTCAGCGGTGCGTTACGGTGTGGCATGAGGGCCTTTCTGGTCGCCGGTGCAGATGTCGCAATCCACACCAGGCCAGAAGGCCCTCACTCATTTCAAGATCACCACACCGTGAACCCCGTCACCAACCTCCATGGTCAGAACACCTAGGGCCCGTCTTCAAACCCCCGTCGCAACCCTGCCGCGTCTGGTGCGTGCTCTCGGCGTGCCGGGTGGAAGGCCTCGTTGGATGTACTTGGCCTTTCGCCCGGTGCGGCGAGAGGGCGTGCCAGGCGTCGCGGGGCAGGCGGGGGTTTGAAGACGGGCCCTAGTAGTGCTTTGTTAGGTCGGGGCTGGGGTTGGTGTGGCGGCGGGGCGGTGGCATGTCGGGCATGGTCCGTTCCAGGTGGCCAGGAGCTGTTGGAGTGCTCTGACGGTCTGGTAGAGGGTCATGCCCGAGCAGGGACTTTTGGGCGGCTCCGGGTCAGTGTCACGAAGAGGTGGGCCGCGGTGACGAGCGTGACGTGCCGGTGCCAGCCCACCCAGGAACGGCCCTCGAAGTGGTCCAGGCCGAGGGCGGTCTTGAGCTCGCGGTAGTCGTGCTCGATCCGCCAGCGGATCTTGGCGAGCCGCACGAGTTCCTCGAGAGGGGTGTCCTCGGGCAGGTTCGAGACCCAGTAGTGGGACGGCTCCGACACCTCCGGCGGCCACTGGGCAAGAAGCCAGCACGGCGGCAGGGTGCCGTCCTCCTCGATCCGTGGACGACGTCCGGCCAGACGCACGCGCAGCACGACGAAGGTCGAGGTCAGGTGGTCGCGGGAGCCACGCCGCCAGGTCACCGTCCGGGCTGCTTCCCGACCTGCGGCCCGGACGTGCTCGGCCAGCGGAACGGGACGGGTGCGGTAGCGGGGCTTGGGCCGTGGGCCGAGTCCGCCGTAGGGCGGTCGGTGGGTGACGGCGTCGATGGGGTGGGCGGTCGTCAGACCTTTGACCTGCACGATCCACCGCAGCCCGCGCTCGTCGAGGGCCGCGCGGAAGTGCGCGTTGTCGCCGTAGCCGGCGTCGGCGACCACGACCGGAGGGAGGAGCTTCCACGTTGCGAGCTCGTCGAGCATCTCCAGGGCCAGTTGCCACTTCGGTCGGTGGCCCTCGGTGGGCGGGATTCCGCAGCGGGCCCGGCGGCGTTCGGCGAAGGCCGCCCCGGCCGGGTCTGCGGCCTTCGCCGGATCCCAGGACTCGGGCAGGAACAGTCTCCAGTTCAGCGGGCAGGACGCGCTGTCGGTGACCGCGTGAACGCTCACCCCCACCTGGCAGTTGCCGACCTTGCCCAAAGGGCCCGAGTACTGGCGGGCCACGCCCGGCGAACCGGCGCCGTCCTTCGGGAAGCCGGTGTCGTCCACGACCCACGCATCCGCTCCCAGGACGCGTGTCGCACGGTCGGCGAGCCTGGACCTGATCTGCTCCACCGGCCACGTCGAGGAGGAGATGAACTGCTGCAGGCGCTGGTGGTCGATGCCGAGCCGCTCGGCCATCGGCTGCATCGACTTGCGCCGGCCGTCCAGCAGCAGGCCACGGAGGTAGCTGACGCCCTTGTCCTGCTGGTCCGAGCGTCGCAGCGGAGCGAACACCTCCGCCGCGAACGCCTGCAACTCATCACGTAACGAACCCAGTTCATCCGGAGTCATACCTCCAGAGAACCCCCGAAACACACCCGGGACCAGAGCCCACGCACCACCTAACAAAGCACTACTAGGGCCCGGAGGCGGGCGGTCGTCAACCTCCGGGCGGGCGGCGGGCGTTCAGACGACGGCGCCGCCGTTCGGGTCCTCCGGCTCGTCCTCGTCGCGGTCCTTCATCCGGGCCACCAGGGTGCCGAAGCCGCCCAGGAAGGACAGGATGCCGACCCAGGCGGGCCAGCCGGAGACCTCGCGCCACACCACCGCGTCGAACAGCAGCAGCGCGGGGCCGCCCAGGACGGCCAGCCAGGCGAACTTGGCGGTGGTGTCGGCGGCGGGCAGCGGCGGGGGCTCCGGCGGGACGAAGTGGCCCTCGTCCGGGTCCTCGGCGGGGGTGAAGTCGCGCGGTCCGTCGCCCGGGCGGGGCACCGGGCGCGGGGTGAAGTCGCCCAGGCCACCGCTGCCGGCGGCAGGTGCGGTCGGCCGGGGACGCTCGCCGCGCTCGTGCTGGGCGCGCAGGTTCTCCACCTCGGGCCAGGCCGGGTCGGTGAGGTCGACCGGGTCGTCGAACTGGGCGACCAGCGCGGCGAAGATGGCGTCCTGTTCGGCCTGGCTGCCCGCGGCGGGGCGGCGCGGCGCCGGAGCGGGCGCGCCCCCGTCGGCCCCGGCGGCCGGGGCGGGGGAGTCGGGGGCCGCCGTGGGCTCGTCGCGGGGCAGGTCCTCGTCGTCGTTCGCCTTGCTGGTCTCGTTCACATTCGGCCTTTCAGCCCGAGTGGTTCCCGGCATCGACCGCCGCTGCCGGGGCCAGCCGCCGGA is part of the Kitasatospora cineracea genome and harbors:
- a CDS encoding IS701 family transposase, translating into MTPDELGSLRDELQAFAAEVFAPLRRSDQQDKGVSYLRGLLLDGRRKSMQPMAERLGIDHQRLQQFISSSTWPVEQIRSRLADRATRVLGADAWVVDDTGFPKDGAGSPGVARQYSGPLGKVGNCQVGVSVHAVTDSASCPLNWRLFLPESWDPAKAADPAGAAFAERRRARCGIPPTEGHRPKWQLALEMLDELATWKLLPPVVVADAGYGDNAHFRAALDERGLRWIVQVKGLTTAHPIDAVTHRPPYGGLGPRPKPRYRTRPVPLAEHVRAAGREAARTVTWRRGSRDHLTSTFVVLRVRLAGRRPRIEEDGTLPPCWLLAQWPPEVSEPSHYWVSNLPEDTPLEELVRLAKIRWRIEHDYRELKTALGLDHFEGRSWVGWHRHVTLVTAAHLFVTLTRSRPKVPARA
- a CDS encoding IS481 family transposase: MPHRNAPLTETGRLRLARCVVEDGWPLRRAAERFQVSPTTAKRWADRYRELGEAGMSDRSSRPHHSPNRTPTRTERRIIKVRVLRRWGPARIGYLLHLNPATVHRVLTRYRLARLSHLDRATGRPIRRYEHCAPGELVHVDVKKPGNIPDGGGHRALGRPAGRKNRSGVGYSYLHNAVDDHSRLAYSEILTDERKETAAAFWARANDFFARAGITVKRVMTDNGSCYKSHLWRDALASGGITHKRTRPYRPQSNGKVERFNRTLLDEWAYAKPYRTEQERRDAYPAWLHTYNHHRGHTALAGQPPASRVPNLTGQNT